The Myroides fluvii region TGTATTTTATTTTAGTGTTCGATGAATCTTCACTACGTTTCGATTTTCACTGCGTTCCTCTTTACTACTCCACTGACGATAAATATAGTTGATAGTAAACGGTTTACAGTGAACAGTTTCTATTCTCTTTTATAATAAATAGTTGTCTAAAACCCAACTACTTTTTAGTTTACGGTGGACGGTTTACAGCTTACAGTTTTACTTCTCTTTTAATCGAATAATCTTCCGTAAACCGTTAACGGTAAACTGTCAACTAAAATTCACTGTTGCTTTTTTGTCATCTTCGGCTGTACTTTATGTTTTGAAACATACTTACCATTGTTGTTGGATAGTCGATGCCTTTTTTAATAGTGTAACGGTGGTAGGGTGTTTCTTTTTCTGCTAAACAATCCCCCGCTAAATACAAAACCCCTTTGATCCGATTGGAAGGTTGGGGTGGTGTTTGTTATTTAGTATGTAATACCTTCAAAATAGCTCCATCACTTTTACGTATCTCAATATAAAAAACTCCTCCTTCCATATCATCTGATAAACTCCCTTCTATGCACCAAACAGAATTATTTTTAAAAAAAACATTATATGGACGTTGCTTAATAATTAATTCCTTCTTATAAATATTAAAAAGAATTAACTCTGCTATCTGAACCGCTATATTTGCATCAGATACATATCCTTCAACCTTATCGATTCCATTAATTCCATCATAATTTAAAGGCATATTAATAATATTAAATGTTCTTAAACTATCTTTTACCTCTTTCTCTTTTGAAGTCTGTATAGTTTTACTACATGCAAAGGTTAGTAAAACTAATACTAAAAATATACTATTTTTTGTCATAATTTATTTAGATTGAAAACCAAAGTACTGAAAATATTGGGAGGCTGGTTTTATTTGTGCGAAGCAGTGAGGTTTGTCAGACCTGCTTGACGGATGCGATGCTTCCTTCGTCAGCAGGACAAGCTGGGTGGATGGCCCTTGTGTTATGATTCTCTTTTTACGTATCGTTATACGGTCAACTAGTAACGGCAAGCTATTGGATTGACGGTAAACAGCTTACTGTGTACAGTTTTAATTCTCTTTCTATTGAGTAATCTTCCGTTAACTGTTAACAGTAAACTGTTAACTAAAAACAAACCCCAACAATCCGTTTTAGAAGGTTGGGGTGGGTTATTATTTGCTTATTAAATACTATAAAACAGTTTTTTTAAGCTTATTATTTTTTACTAAAGAAAGTTTTTTAAAAACATAGCTAGTCCTATTAAGATAAGTATCCCACCTCCTATATATCCTTTTAAATGGGATACATACGTTATATCTAAATTCTTCTTTACATTTTTTCTATCTTTAAATGTAATATATAAAGTCAAAATGCCACCTCCCAAAAATAGAATACTATATAAATAATCTTGCATAATCTATAATAATTTAATCTTTATCAATTTCTTTTTGAATTAAATTCAACTTTAAACCAGCTCCTTGTTTTAAAATCTCACTCCCTAATTCAAAACCTTCTTCTCCAATTTTTTTCCCTGCTCCAGGTAATACTCTATTTAATCCAGCATTAATTAATTTTTCAGCAGCCATAAAACTAGCACCTGTACCAGCCTTTTTATAATCTCCACTAAAAAACTCAACTCCAATCTCTATAGCGCTCCCAACTCCAGACATAGCACCTCCGATACCAGCCACTGGTATACCAATACCACCACCGATACCTGTTATAGTCATTCCATATCCCACTAAACTAACAGCATCTCCTGTATCTTGTAATCCTTGTGGTAAATCGTATTTAAGCGCATTTATTACAGCTCCATCTACTCTACTTGGGTCAAATCCTCCATTTCCAGTACGTTTTATTGTGGATGTCGGTGCACTATCTACTTTACTGGTATCAAAAACTCCTTCGGAAGAATTACTTCTTAATGCTTCAGCATGTTTGGCATCTAACCTTCCTCCCCAATTAACTGACTTATTATTCAAATTTGGCTTTAAACCACCTTTTAAGGTATACGCTTTATTATCATTTTTCCCATCTGTTCCTAAGTATGTTTTTCCGTCACTTCCAAAATAATGTCTATCTCCTTTTTCAGGTATCATCCCTGTCGGGTCAGTTAAGTTAATTGGGTTATTTAATGTATAAATATAAGGGTTATAATCAGGCATCTTCTCCGCCAACGGGTCCACACTCAAAAATATACCCGCTCCCGGATCGTAATAACGTGCTCCATAATAGTAGTAACCTGTCTGCGAATCCAATTCTTTAGCATTAAACTTATATACATTCTCCAATATGTTGTTGGTGCTCTGTTCCACCATTACCTCTCCAAACGGTAAATACTCAATGTATTGGCATGGTTTTCCAAAAACGTCGGTAATATACGACGTACTGCCTAAACAAAGTTCATCGAATACCAAAACAAATAGAATCGTTAATGAGATAAATGGTCGCTATGATACCACCAAACAGGGCCATGTTCCAAGAAAGGATCTTCTATGTTAATAATTTCAAAAGGAGGATTATTATTTTTCCATTCGTCATCTTTTTTACCAGGGCCTAGTTCCTCTTCTGGAAATTCAGGTTCGGGCTCAGGTTGCGGATCTGGCTCTTGTGGAAGAGGCGGAACCGTTAATTTACAAAAAGTAAAAATAAATCCATATTCATTGTATCCTGACATATCAGGTAAATCATAACATTCCTTGCAATTTGGACAAGTTAAACAGTTATAATACTTCAATAGCCACCAATAAATCTCCGGTTTATCTTCCTTATCCTCATAGTACTCTATAAAAGTAAGGAATTGATTGTAACATATCCTGATTTACATCTTCTATCTCCTACTCTTGGTTTTACAAAACCAACTGTTCCTATAAAAGTAGGATTTATTTCAATTGAAAAACGGATCATCACTCAAAAATGCATCTGTCAATTACCCTAATAACCATCCGGTATCCCGTTCACTACCCACGCTCATCATGTCGCCCTGAAGCAACGAAGGGTCGCATCCTACAAGGCGTTGAAAGACGGCGTTGAGTAACAAATGCAATCTATCTCACCAGGTTTATATTTATCTCATTAGGTTTATATTTTATTTTAGTGTTCGATGAATATATCTCACTTATTTTATATTTGTTTTAGTGTTCGATGAATCTTCACTACGTTTCGATTTTCACTGCGTTCCTCTTTACTACTCCACTGACGATAAATATAGTTGATAGTAAACGGTTTACAGTGAACAGTTTCTATTCTCTTTTATAATAAATAGTTGTCTAAAACCCAACTACTTTTTAGTTTACGGTGGACGGTTTACAGCTTACAGTTTTACTTCTCTTTTAATCGAATAATCTTCCGTAAACCGTTAACGGTAAACTGTCAACTAAAATTCACTGTTGCTTTTTTGTCATCTTCGGCTGTACTTTATGTTTTGAAACATACTTACCATTGTTGTTGGATAGTCGATGCCTTTTTTAATAGTGTAACAGTGGTGGGGTGTTTCTTTTTCTGCTAAACAATCCCCCCTAAATAACACCACCCCTTTGATCTGATTGGAAGGTTGGGGTGGTGTTCTATTTTTCATAAAGATACTGCTATCCACACTTTATTTTGGGAGTTTCAATTATACCTTTATTTGTAATAATCCTTTTAAATTTTTTTAAGTTTTTTTTACAAAAAAAATAATTTACGGCCTTTTTTCTATCATCCGTTTCAAATTCTATAAAAGAAGACTCCTCTTCATATTGAATCTTATTATTTAAAATCAATTCTTCTAAAATTCTTTCATCACTACCATAACTATCATCCCACCAAAAAAATAATTTACTTTTATATACAGTATACCTATTTGGTAGATGGTTATCATTAAATATTTTATTTTTAGAATACAACAGTTTATCTGAATTTTCCATAATTGAAAAAGAATAATAATCTGTTTTTTCAAAATTATAATTCACAAAAAAAACTTTTCCTTTAGAGAACAATTCTGTATTTGAAAAATCAATTATACCATTAAAAATGGCATCTTCATAATTTCCTTTATCTTTAAATTGAGATTTATAAGAATTACAACTAGTTAAACCAATAAATACTATTACAAACAAATATTTTTTCATAATTAATAGTTTGAGCTTGTATAATCAATAATATGTGGACTGCTACTTCCATATCCATTTGGATGTGTCAATATATAATATTTTAAATTTCTATTTTGTCTAAGCCCATTATCTCTTGAATTTATGTCAGCTTTAGAAGGTTCAAATCTAGTTGATTCATTTGGATGAGTATGAAAGAAGCCCTTTACTTTATAACTGTTAAATTCTTTAATATCACTAACAAGACCTCTTATTGTTTCTGCACCAGATGAAATACTTTTTGTATATGTATTACCTTCATATTTTCCTAAAGTTATATGAGTGATATTTTCTGTTCCATCATTTGAAAAATAAGCTCCTTTTATCTCTTTGCGTACATAATCAGACAATTGCCAAGCAAATCTTTCAACTCCCTCTTTAGTAGCCTCAGTTTTTCCACCGACTTTAACAACATTCCCTTCAGTTCGAAAATTCATTCCATCAGACAAAATTCCTTTATCAATATTATCAATAGCTACTTTAGGACTTCCATCACGGTTTGTTTTGACTTCTCCTCTACTATTAGTTTGTAAAATTCTATCAGACTTATCGTTGGTTTCTCCTACTTGTTTTACATCTCCTGTTCTTTTATTCAGCGTATAATCTGTTTCTGCCGCCATCCCCGTAGGATCCACTAAATTAATCGGGTTATTGTGTACATAATGGTACGGATTCCATCCTGGGAACTCTTCCGCCAACGGGTCCACACTCAAAAAGATACTTGCTCCTGGATCGTAATAACGTACAATTTAGTTGACCGTTGACCGTTTACAGTGAACGGTTCTACATCGCCTTTTACAACAACAAAACCTCTTCTAAAGATAATGCTTTAAAGCTACAAACAAATTGTCCTTACACTAGATTTTCTTTTACAAACAGTTGACTTTGTTCACGCTGTCAAACCGTTAACAATAAACTGTTAACTACAAAAACAAACCCCTTTGATCCGTTGGGGTTTTATTTTTTTATAATTGATGCGCACGGACTGCACCCAAGGCTTTAGCCTAAGGGAACGAAGTTAAATCCGCGCGATCGGGTTGGGTGCTGTTTAATCAATAATTTCTTTGGCTTTATTAATCACTTTAGTTGAGTTTTCTTTACGCAAAATAAAATCAATTACATCCATACTTTTACCGTGGGTTTTACAGTTTCCGCTAAAGTAATATGCCGTTTGCGTTTTATAATACACTTGG contains the following coding sequences:
- a CDS encoding YbbC/YhhH family protein, translated to MTKNSIFLVLVLLTFACSKTIQTSKEKEVKDSLRTFNIINMPLNYDGINGIDKVEGYVSDANIAVQIAELILFNIYKKELIIKQRPYNVFFKNNSVWCIEGSLSDDMEGGVFYIEIRKSDGAILKVLHTK
- a CDS encoding RHS repeat-associated core domain-containing protein; the protein is MDPLAEEFPGWNPYHYVHNNPINLVDPTGMAAETDYTLNKRTGDVKQVGETNDKSDRILQTNSRGEVKTNRDGSPKVAIDNIDKGILSDGMNFRTEGNVVKVGGKTEATKEGVERFAWQLSDYVRKEIKGAYFSNDGTENITHITLGKYEGNTYTKSISSGAETIRGLVSDIKEFNSYKVKGFFHTHPNESTRFEPSKADINSRDNGLRQNRNLKYYILTHPNGYGSSSPHIIDYTSSNY
- a CDS encoding RHS repeat domain-containing protein, whose translation is MVFDELCLGSTSYITDVFGKPCQYIEYLPFGEVMVEQSTNNILENVYKFNAKELDSQTGYYYYGARYYDPGAGIFLSVDPLAEKMPDYNPYIYTLNNPINLTDPTGMIPEKGDRHYFGSDGKTYLGTDGKNDNKAYTLKGGLKPNLNNKSVNWGGRLDAKHAEALRSNSSEGVFDTSKVDSAPTSTIKRTGNGGFDPSRVDGAVINALKYDLPQGLQDTGDAVSLVGYGMTITGIGGGIGIPVAGIGGAMSGVGSAIEIGVEFFSGDYKKAGTGASFMAAEKLINAGLNRVLPGAGKKIGEEGFELGSEILKQGAGLKLNLIQKEIDKD